From the genome of Halomonas sp. MCCC 1A13316, one region includes:
- a CDS encoding Na+/H+ antiporter subunit E, translating to MIPSPFRSRQFWLPHPLFSLFLALLWMLMVNDFSVAHALLGLALGVAIPFLTHAFWAEEAKIKRPLPLLRYLLVLLVDILRSNLVVAIRILRPARHLQPGFFVYPLTLDDDFAITILASTISLTPGTVSIHHDAKANTLLVHALHLEDEAEAIATIRERYEQPLEEIFR from the coding sequence ATGATTCCGTCGCCGTTCCGCTCCCGGCAGTTCTGGCTGCCGCATCCCCTGTTCTCGCTGTTTCTGGCGCTGCTGTGGATGTTGATGGTCAATGACTTCAGCGTGGCTCATGCCCTGCTGGGGCTGGCTCTTGGTGTGGCCATTCCTTTCTTGACCCACGCCTTCTGGGCCGAGGAGGCGAAGATCAAGCGACCCCTGCCGCTGCTGCGTTACCTGCTGGTGCTGCTGGTGGACATTCTACGCTCCAACCTGGTGGTGGCCATTCGCATCCTGCGCCCCGCCCGGCACCTGCAGCCCGGCTTCTTCGTCTACCCGCTGACCCTGGACGACGACTTCGCCATCACCATCCTGGCCAGCACCATCTCGCTGACGCCCGGCACCGTCTCGATCCACCACGATGCGAAAGCCAATACCCTGCTGGTCCATGCCCTGCACCTGGAGGACGAGGCCGAAGCCATCGCCACCATTCGCGAACGCTACGAACAGCCGCTCGAGGAGATCTTCCGATGA
- a CDS encoding helix-turn-helix domain-containing protein, with amino-acid sequence MHNALRFALATCDGDEVVVDDLPDECTHGQLAHPGASRGVSESSTLPTAARTPQQDLLYVALVRHQWNISAAARDLGLSRPTIYRRMKRLGIVPPNQQPAV; translated from the coding sequence TTGCACAATGCCCTGCGCTTCGCGCTGGCGACCTGCGATGGCGACGAAGTCGTGGTCGACGATCTTCCCGATGAGTGCACCCACGGTCAGTTGGCCCATCCCGGCGCCAGCCGCGGAGTCAGTGAATCCTCGACGCTCCCGACCGCGGCCCGCACGCCGCAGCAGGACCTGCTCTACGTCGCCCTGGTTCGTCATCAATGGAACATCAGTGCGGCAGCTCGCGATTTGGGACTCTCCCGCCCGACCATCTACAGGCGCATGAAACGGCTGGGGATCGTGCCGCCCAACCAGCAGCCCGCTGTCTGA
- a CDS encoding 2-oxo acid dehydrogenase subunit E2, translating into MKLDTTTRLDTPRPEGAGPLSARAGDEPLSEATAREIPLKGMRGMIASKMLQSLQTSAQLTHHASACLEAPQALRAHCRQRGLAVPSLQDLMLRLVVQTLADYPSLNAILEENRIVEHGSVHLGLAIPLPDDLLVAPALFAAESLGLGELSAARRMLTTKAQAGRLGVRELTGATFTVSNLGRSRVHHFTPILNVPQVAILGIGGIETRPVPLSEGWRAANFIGLSLTFDHRAVNGAPAAAFLDALCERIETLSPDAFDHELGETSSY; encoded by the coding sequence ATGAAACTCGACACCACGACACGACTCGACACGCCCCGCCCTGAGGGGGCGGGTCCGTTGTCGGCCCGGGCGGGCGATGAACCACTGAGCGAGGCCACGGCGAGAGAGATACCACTGAAGGGCATGCGTGGCATGATCGCGTCGAAGATGCTGCAGAGCCTGCAGACTTCGGCACAGCTGACCCATCATGCCAGCGCGTGCCTGGAAGCGCCGCAGGCGCTGAGGGCGCACTGCCGGCAGCGGGGGCTCGCCGTGCCCTCACTACAAGATCTCATGCTGCGCTTGGTGGTCCAGACGCTCGCCGATTACCCGTCCCTCAACGCCATTCTGGAAGAAAACCGCATCGTCGAGCATGGCTCGGTGCATCTGGGCCTGGCCATTCCGCTGCCTGACGACCTGCTGGTGGCACCGGCCCTGTTCGCTGCCGAATCGCTGGGCCTGGGTGAGCTGTCCGCAGCGCGGCGCATGCTGACGACCAAGGCCCAGGCGGGCCGGCTCGGGGTGCGGGAGCTGACCGGAGCCACCTTTACGGTATCCAACCTGGGACGCTCGCGGGTTCACCACTTCACGCCGATACTCAACGTGCCGCAGGTGGCCATCCTGGGTATCGGTGGGATCGAAACGCGCCCTGTGCCACTATCCGAGGGCTGGCGGGCGGCTAATTTCATCGGCCTCTCGCTGACGTTCGACCATCGTGCCGTCAACGGTGCACCGGCGGCGGCATTTCTCGATGCGCTGTGCGAGCGCATCGAGACGCTGTCCCCGGATGCCTTCGATCATGAACTCGGCGAGACATCGAGCTACTAG
- a CDS encoding K+/H+ antiporter subunit F — protein MIATVITVAMTLFAIAALLNLYRLAVGPDIVDRILALDTLMINSIALIVLADIRMGLGVLFELALLIALMGFVSTVAMSKYLLRGDVIE, from the coding sequence ATGATCGCTACCGTCATCACGGTCGCCATGACCCTCTTCGCCATTGCTGCCCTGCTCAATCTCTATCGACTGGCCGTCGGCCCGGACATCGTCGACCGGATCCTGGCGCTGGACACCCTGATGATCAACAGCATCGCGCTGATCGTGCTGGCGGACATCCGGATGGGGCTGGGCGTGCTGTTCGAGCTGGCCCTGCTGATCGCGCTGATGGGCTTCGTCAGTACCGTCGCCATGAGCAAGTACCTGCTAAGGGGGGACGTCATCGAATGA
- a CDS encoding carboxymuconolactone decarboxylase family protein: MSYIETIAPELAEGEVREMYQRQESHFGFLPNYAHVFCHRPEVMKCWAALIATIRRPMAPRRYELVTLAAARALGNTYCSLAHAKALLQLMGMEAAQAMLTDEAGPLSEAERVMMDFAAKVACRAQEVGSEDIEALRAHGFADDEIFDIVAVVAGRAFFTRILDGLGVEADAVFRQLPPGLVGPLSVGRPIAHAVAQT, encoded by the coding sequence ATGAGCTATATCGAAACGATTGCTCCGGAACTGGCCGAGGGCGAGGTCAGGGAGATGTACCAGCGCCAGGAGAGCCACTTCGGCTTCTTGCCCAACTATGCCCACGTATTCTGCCATCGCCCCGAGGTGATGAAGTGCTGGGCGGCGCTGATCGCGACCATTCGTCGGCCCATGGCGCCGCGTCGGTACGAGCTGGTGACGCTGGCTGCCGCCCGTGCCCTGGGCAACACCTACTGCTCGCTGGCCCATGCCAAGGCCCTGTTGCAGCTCATGGGCATGGAGGCCGCCCAGGCCATGCTGACGGACGAGGCGGGGCCGCTCAGCGAGGCGGAACGCGTGATGATGGACTTTGCCGCCAAGGTGGCCTGTCGTGCCCAGGAGGTCGGCTCCGAGGATATCGAAGCGCTACGGGCTCACGGCTTCGCCGACGATGAGATCTTCGACATCGTTGCCGTCGTGGCGGGGCGCGCCTTCTTTACGCGAATTCTCGACGGCCTCGGGGTCGAGGCCGACGCCGTCTTTCGCCAGCTCCCGCCCGGGCTGGTGGGGCCGCTCAGCGTGGGCAGGCCGATAGCACACGCTGTCGCACAGACCTGA
- a CDS encoding biotin/lipoyl-containing protein, with product MTNDIRVPDDLWEGDTEGVITAWLVSDGAEVAQGNLVAEVMVEKAQYEIEAPVSGKLTIAKEEDEVVEKGSVIATLES from the coding sequence ATGACGAACGATATCCGTGTGCCCGATGACCTTTGGGAAGGCGACACCGAGGGCGTCATCACCGCCTGGTTGGTCAGCGACGGCGCCGAAGTCGCCCAAGGGAACCTCGTCGCCGAGGTCATGGTGGAGAAGGCGCAATACGAGATCGAGGCGCCGGTCTCGGGCAAGCTCACCATTGCCAAGGAGGAGGACGAGGTGGTGGAGAAGGGCAGCGTGATCGCCACGCTGGAGAGCTGA
- a CDS encoding monovalent cation/H+ antiporter subunit D has product MNHALILPILLPLVTGASLLLLYRLPFGVQRLVGVASTLGLVLLGVWGLAMAGSGEYQLYHAGDWPAPFGIVLVLDRLSAIMLALTAVLSFCCLLYASSGSGTDKRGAHFHALFQFQLAGLNGAFLTGDLFNLFVFFEILLIASYALLLHGGGRARSRAGLHYVVINLAGSALFLIALGTLYGLTGTLNMADLALRVAEAPPEDAPLLAAASLILLVVFGIKAAILPLLFWLPRAYSASSAPVAALFAIMTKVGIYAILRVFLLVFALGEAPVNATAWAWLWPLALLTLALGGVGVLGSNSLRTLTAYLVILSVGTLLATISFVTPSSLGAALFYLIHSTGMTAVFFLLADLLGRQREEGYDRFSAIGPIGHRWLLGTLFFIAGIAMVGLPPFSGFVSKAWILQASAQEPRGLWLWGVLLSAALLTLVAVSRTGSNWFWRPADMAKPYPLERGPLVLVSTMIGLNGLLAVYGEPVMDYLELTAEQLLDPQAYIAAVLPQAIASAQEIPP; this is encoded by the coding sequence ATGAACCACGCCCTGATCCTGCCGATACTGCTGCCGCTGGTCACCGGGGCGAGCCTGCTGCTGCTCTACCGGCTGCCCTTCGGCGTGCAGCGCCTGGTGGGTGTCGCCAGTACCCTGGGCCTGGTGCTGCTGGGAGTGTGGGGGCTGGCCATGGCCGGCTCGGGGGAGTACCAGCTCTATCACGCCGGAGACTGGCCCGCACCCTTCGGCATCGTGCTGGTGCTCGACCGGCTCTCCGCCATCATGCTGGCGCTGACCGCCGTGCTGAGCTTCTGTTGCCTGCTCTACGCCAGCAGCGGTAGCGGCACCGACAAGCGCGGCGCGCACTTCCACGCCCTGTTCCAGTTCCAGTTGGCCGGCCTCAACGGCGCCTTCCTGACCGGCGATCTTTTCAACCTCTTCGTATTCTTCGAGATCCTGCTGATCGCCTCCTACGCCCTGCTGCTACACGGAGGGGGGCGTGCCCGCAGTCGCGCCGGGCTGCACTACGTGGTCATCAACCTGGCGGGCTCCGCACTGTTCTTGATCGCCCTGGGCACCCTTTACGGCCTCACCGGCACCCTCAACATGGCCGACCTGGCCCTGCGGGTGGCGGAGGCACCGCCGGAAGATGCGCCGCTGCTCGCCGCCGCCAGCCTGATCCTGCTGGTGGTGTTCGGCATCAAGGCCGCCATCCTGCCGCTTCTGTTCTGGCTGCCCCGCGCCTACTCGGCCTCCAGTGCACCGGTGGCCGCGCTCTTCGCCATCATGACCAAGGTCGGCATCTACGCCATCCTGCGGGTCTTCCTGCTGGTCTTCGCATTGGGCGAGGCGCCGGTCAACGCGACCGCCTGGGCCTGGCTGTGGCCGCTGGCGCTGCTGACCCTGGCGCTGGGCGGCGTCGGGGTGCTGGGTTCGAACAGCCTGCGCACCTTGACCGCCTACCTGGTGATCCTCTCGGTAGGCACCCTGCTGGCCACCATCAGCTTCGTCACCCCCAGCTCCCTCGGCGCCGCCCTTTTCTACCTGATCCACAGCACCGGCATGACCGCCGTCTTCTTCCTGCTGGCCGACCTGCTGGGCCGGCAGCGCGAGGAGGGCTATGACCGCTTCTCGGCGATCGGCCCCATCGGCCATCGATGGCTGCTGGGCACACTGTTCTTCATTGCGGGCATCGCCATGGTGGGCCTGCCACCGTTCAGCGGCTTCGTCAGCAAGGCATGGATCCTCCAGGCCAGCGCGCAGGAGCCCCGAGGGCTGTGGCTGTGGGGGGTGCTGCTGTCCGCCGCGCTGCTGACCCTGGTCGCCGTCAGCCGTACCGGCAGCAACTGGTTCTGGCGACCCGCCGACATGGCCAAGCCGTACCCGCTGGAGCGCGGGCCGCTGGTGCTGGTCTCCACCATGATCGGTCTCAATGGGCTGCTGGCGGTGTACGGCGAGCCGGTAATGGATTACCTCGAACTGACCGCGGAACAGCTGCTCGACCCGCAGGCCTATATTGCCGCCGTGCTGCCGCAGGCCATCGCCTCGGCACAGGAGATCCCACCATGA
- a CDS encoding monovalent cation/H+ antiporter subunit A: MALALVILLPLLGATLPAFRRGGTSRQLACLAALPAVSSFALLLSWLPRISSGETVIRELSWLPSLGLNVALRLDGLGLLFALLITGVGCLILLYARYYFEGSASAARFYTLMLLFMAAMLGIVLCENLLFMLVFWELTSLVSFLLIGFHSDRHAARLGARMSLVITGGGGLLLLGGIVLLGQAAGGYELSVVLEAGERIRAHEHYALMLNLILLGAFTKSAQFPFHLWLPHAMTAPTPVSAYLHSATMVKAGLFLLARLHPALAETDLWFHLVTLTGMLTLMVGAFVAMFMHDMKGLLAYSTVSHLGLIMLLLGLGTPMAVAAALFHLVCHALFKAPLFMMAGYVDRATGTRDMRHINGMWRFMPVLMVLSAIPAAAMAGLPLMSGYLSKKMLFGESLLVTTPSWATLVIPAWVTLAGLFSVAYSIRIFHNVYFNGRPIDLPVWPPKQPRLTALTPIALLALATLYVGLAPTGLYTTLVQPAFLASHQADLPAYDFAALGGTLPMLMSLFALAGGALFYMIRDPLFRLHARLPEVNATEIFDWIMLRLITLSQQRVFQLENGSQQRYLVFIMVTVVVLVGVELLAVARWNGGVPLAALDPLTVLAAILLCLASIGVVVFHHYRLPALLLLGVTGLFVTVAFARFSAPDLALTQLMVEVMAVVIMMLALSFLPQQSPRESSRRRTARDLAIAGLMGVGVAAFSFAILTRPQRSISDFFLANSLPGGGGTNVVNVILVDFRGFDTLGEITVLGIAAVAVFAFTRDLHLKERVVDTNPAHWVAEPHPIMLGTVARLVLPIALLVSAYIFLRGHNLPGGGFIAGLITAVALTLQYMAGGLVWAQARMLTAFRPLIGAGILIAVLTGLGSWLFGYPFLTSAHGHMHLPLIGDFELATAMLFDLGVYATVVGATLLILANLGKLMTVAGPGKEIG, from the coding sequence ATGGCACTTGCCCTCGTCATTCTGCTACCGCTGCTGGGCGCGACGCTGCCCGCTTTTCGCCGCGGCGGCACGTCTCGGCAGCTTGCCTGTCTCGCTGCCCTGCCTGCCGTCTCGAGCTTCGCCCTGTTGTTGAGCTGGCTGCCGCGAATCTCGAGCGGCGAGACCGTGATTCGCGAGCTGAGTTGGCTTCCCTCGCTGGGATTGAACGTGGCGCTGCGCCTGGACGGCCTCGGCTTGCTGTTCGCCCTGCTCATCACTGGCGTTGGCTGCCTGATCCTGCTCTATGCCCGCTACTACTTCGAAGGCAGCGCTTCGGCCGCGCGTTTCTACACCCTGATGCTGCTGTTCATGGCGGCCATGCTGGGCATCGTGCTATGCGAAAACCTGCTGTTCATGCTGGTGTTCTGGGAGCTGACCAGCCTGGTGTCGTTCCTGCTCATCGGCTTTCACAGCGACCGCCATGCCGCCAGGCTGGGCGCACGGATGTCGCTGGTGATCACCGGCGGCGGCGGGCTGCTACTGTTGGGCGGCATCGTACTGCTGGGTCAGGCCGCTGGCGGCTATGAACTCTCGGTGGTGCTCGAGGCCGGCGAGCGAATCCGCGCTCATGAGCACTACGCCCTGATGCTCAACCTGATCCTGCTCGGAGCCTTCACCAAGTCGGCCCAGTTTCCCTTCCATCTCTGGTTGCCCCACGCCATGACCGCGCCGACACCGGTCTCGGCCTACCTGCACAGCGCCACCATGGTCAAGGCGGGGCTGTTCCTGCTCGCCCGGCTGCATCCCGCCCTGGCGGAGACCGACCTATGGTTTCACCTGGTGACCCTGACCGGCATGCTGACATTGATGGTGGGCGCCTTCGTGGCCATGTTCATGCACGACATGAAGGGGCTGCTGGCCTACTCCACGGTGTCGCACCTGGGGCTGATCATGCTGCTGTTGGGCCTGGGCACGCCTATGGCAGTGGCCGCGGCGCTCTTCCACCTGGTGTGCCACGCACTGTTCAAGGCACCGCTGTTCATGATGGCAGGCTACGTGGACCGCGCTACCGGCACCCGCGACATGCGCCATATCAACGGCATGTGGCGCTTCATGCCGGTGCTGATGGTGCTGTCGGCGATCCCCGCCGCCGCCATGGCCGGCTTGCCGCTGATGAGCGGCTACTTGAGCAAGAAAATGCTGTTCGGCGAAAGCCTGCTGGTAACGACGCCCAGTTGGGCGACCCTGGTGATCCCCGCCTGGGTGACCCTGGCCGGGCTGTTCTCGGTGGCCTACTCGATTCGCATCTTCCATAACGTCTACTTCAACGGCAGGCCCATCGACCTGCCCGTCTGGCCACCCAAGCAGCCTCGCCTGACGGCCTTGACGCCCATCGCACTGCTGGCCCTGGCCACGCTCTACGTGGGCCTGGCACCGACGGGACTCTACACGACGCTGGTCCAACCGGCATTCCTGGCCTCGCACCAGGCCGACCTGCCCGCCTACGATTTTGCGGCGCTGGGCGGCACCCTGCCGATGCTCATGAGCCTCTTCGCGCTGGCGGGCGGCGCGCTCTTCTACATGATTCGCGATCCGCTGTTCCGTCTCCATGCCCGGCTGCCAGAGGTGAATGCCACGGAAATCTTCGACTGGATCATGTTGCGCCTCATCACGCTTTCCCAACAGCGCGTCTTCCAGCTCGAAAACGGCTCACAACAGCGCTACTTGGTCTTCATCATGGTCACCGTCGTGGTACTGGTCGGCGTGGAACTGCTCGCCGTGGCGCGCTGGAACGGCGGCGTGCCGCTGGCAGCTCTCGACCCGCTGACCGTGTTGGCGGCGATCCTGCTCTGCCTGGCCTCCATCGGCGTGGTCGTCTTCCACCACTATCGGTTGCCGGCCCTGTTGCTGCTCGGGGTGACCGGGCTCTTCGTCACCGTCGCCTTCGCCCGTTTCTCGGCGCCGGATCTCGCCCTGACCCAGCTGATGGTGGAGGTAATGGCGGTAGTGATCATGATGCTGGCGCTCTCCTTCCTGCCCCAGCAGTCGCCCAGGGAATCTTCACGCAGGAGGACGGCACGCGACCTCGCCATCGCCGGCCTGATGGGCGTCGGCGTGGCTGCCTTCAGCTTCGCCATCCTGACCCGGCCGCAGCGGAGCATCTCCGACTTTTTCCTCGCCAACAGCCTACCCGGTGGCGGCGGTACCAACGTGGTCAACGTCATCCTGGTGGACTTTCGCGGCTTCGATACCCTGGGCGAGATCACCGTGCTGGGCATCGCGGCGGTGGCGGTCTTCGCCTTCACCCGTGACCTGCACCTCAAGGAGCGGGTAGTCGATACCAACCCCGCGCACTGGGTCGCCGAACCGCATCCGATCATGCTCGGCACCGTGGCGCGGCTGGTGCTGCCGATCGCCCTGCTGGTCTCGGCCTATATCTTCCTGCGCGGCCACAACCTGCCGGGCGGCGGCTTCATCGCCGGGCTGATCACCGCCGTGGCCCTGACGCTGCAATACATGGCGGGCGGACTGGTCTGGGCCCAGGCGCGCATGCTGACCGCTTTCCGGCCGCTGATCGGTGCCGGCATCCTGATCGCCGTGCTCACTGGCCTCGGCAGCTGGCTGTTCGGCTATCCCTTCCTCACCTCGGCCCATGGCCATATGCACCTGCCGCTGATCGGCGATTTCGAGCTGGCCACTGCGATGCTCTTCGACCTCGGGGTCTACGCCACCGTGGTCGGGGCGACGCTGCTGATACTGGCCAACCTCGGCAAGCTGATGACCGTGGCCGGCCCCGGCAAGGAGATCGGTTGA
- a CDS encoding transketolase C-terminal domain-containing protein — protein MKVVAPSNAYDAKGLMTAAIRDDNPVVFMYHKSLQGMGWLGTEKGATVPVPEEPYTVPIGKAAVVREGHDVTLVSLAAGVHHCLRAAKALEEEGFSAEVVDLRSLVPLDRETVRASVAKTGRLIVVDEDYHSYGVSGEIVATVAEHVACRLKASPKRVAYPDIPIPFAPTMEQWALPNADKIVAAFHQMMRDQ, from the coding sequence ATGAAGGTGGTGGCGCCGAGCAACGCTTACGACGCCAAAGGACTGATGACCGCGGCGATCCGCGACGATAACCCTGTGGTGTTCATGTACCACAAGTCGCTGCAGGGCATGGGTTGGCTGGGTACCGAGAAGGGCGCCACCGTGCCGGTTCCCGAAGAACCCTACACGGTGCCCATCGGCAAGGCCGCGGTGGTGCGTGAGGGCCACGATGTGACGCTGGTCAGCCTAGCTGCCGGCGTGCACCACTGCCTGCGAGCCGCCAAGGCGCTGGAAGAGGAGGGCTTTTCCGCCGAAGTGGTCGACCTGCGCAGCCTGGTGCCGCTGGACCGCGAGACCGTGCGCGCCTCGGTGGCCAAGACCGGGCGCCTGATCGTGGTCGATGAGGACTACCACAGCTACGGCGTCAGCGGCGAGATCGTCGCCACGGTGGCCGAGCATGTCGCCTGCCGACTCAAGGCCTCTCCGAAGCGCGTGGCCTACCCCGACATCCCGATTCCCTTCGCGCCGACGATGGAGCAGTGGGCGCTGCCCAATGCCGACAAGATCGTCGCCGCCTTTCACCAGATGATGCGAGACCAGTGA
- the corA gene encoding magnesium/cobalt transporter CorA has translation MTRLFQKHYHPAGTAPGTLRDLSLEQVALQGPATFLLARREGGRWGEMHEIVSEAIPEVAAEGPLCWLDVQGMPTTEELELLGERVGLHPLAQEDILNGGQRPKVERFEESLVVTLGIPEVDDEGNLHLYQLTLFMAGNIVASVIAETLDPFVEVRRRLKERGGRALGEPDDLLYGLLDAAVDHAFPVLDGVGERIEELEMEILNQPDSSTLERLHGLKRELIMLRRYLWPTREVINQLLRDHDDLFTPDTRLWMRDVYDHTVQVMDLVESYRDMTASLLDVYLSSMSHRLNESMRKLTIVATVFMPLTFIVGVYGMNFAHPTSPFAMPELGWYWGYPMVWGLMVAVAFGMVVWFKRKHWF, from the coding sequence ATGACCCGACTGTTCCAGAAGCACTATCACCCGGCCGGCACGGCGCCCGGCACGCTGCGTGACCTGTCCCTCGAACAAGTCGCCCTGCAGGGGCCGGCGACGTTCCTGCTGGCAAGGCGCGAGGGCGGCCGCTGGGGCGAGATGCACGAGATCGTGTCCGAAGCGATCCCCGAAGTGGCGGCGGAAGGCCCGCTGTGCTGGCTGGACGTGCAGGGCATGCCGACGACCGAGGAGCTCGAACTGCTCGGCGAGCGGGTGGGGCTGCATCCGTTGGCTCAGGAAGACATCCTCAACGGCGGCCAGCGGCCCAAGGTCGAGCGCTTCGAGGAATCGCTGGTGGTTACCCTCGGCATCCCCGAGGTGGACGACGAAGGAAACCTGCACCTCTACCAACTGACCCTGTTCATGGCCGGCAACATCGTCGCCAGCGTCATTGCCGAGACGCTGGATCCATTCGTCGAGGTGCGGCGTCGGCTCAAGGAGCGCGGCGGGCGTGCCCTGGGGGAGCCGGACGACCTGCTCTATGGCCTGCTCGATGCCGCTGTGGACCATGCCTTTCCGGTATTGGATGGAGTGGGCGAGCGCATCGAGGAGCTCGAGATGGAGATCCTCAATCAACCCGACAGCTCGACGCTGGAGCGCCTGCACGGGCTGAAGCGCGAACTCATCATGCTGCGCCGCTACCTGTGGCCCACTCGCGAGGTGATCAACCAATTGCTGCGCGACCATGACGACCTGTTTACGCCCGACACGCGCTTGTGGATGCGAGACGTCTACGACCACACCGTGCAGGTGATGGACCTGGTGGAGAGCTATCGCGACATGACCGCAAGCCTGCTCGACGTCTATCTCTCCAGCATGAGCCACCGGCTCAACGAGAGTATGCGTAAGCTCACCATCGTCGCTACCGTATTCATGCCGTTGACCTTCATCGTCGGTGTTTACGGCATGAACTTCGCTCACCCCACCAGCCCCTTCGCCATGCCCGAACTGGGCTGGTACTGGGGCTATCCTATGGTATGGGGTCTGATGGTCGCCGTCGCCTTCGGCATGGTGGTGTGGTTCAAGCGCAAACACTGGTTCTAG
- a CDS encoding Na+/H+ antiporter subunit C, producing the protein MELLYAITLGVLTTCGIYLLLRARTFTVILGLTLLSHAVNLYLFASGRLVAGAPAIVGFSERSADPLPQALVLTAIVIGFAMTAFVVVLALKAAVELRNDHVDGENPDEDIA; encoded by the coding sequence ATGGAACTGCTCTATGCGATAACCCTGGGCGTGCTGACCACCTGCGGGATCTACCTGCTGCTGCGCGCGCGCACCTTCACCGTGATCCTGGGGCTCACCCTGCTCTCCCACGCCGTCAACCTCTACCTGTTCGCCTCGGGCCGCCTGGTGGCCGGCGCGCCGGCCATCGTCGGCTTCAGCGAACGCTCGGCGGACCCGCTGCCCCAGGCCCTGGTACTGACCGCCATCGTCATCGGCTTCGCCATGACCGCCTTCGTGGTGGTGCTCGCGCTCAAGGCGGCTGTGGAGCTGCGCAACGACCACGTAGACGGCGAAAACCCCGACGAGGACATTGCATGA
- a CDS encoding Na+/H+ antiporter subunit G — translation MTSIDMPWYLEFVVATFLLFGALVALIGSWGLAKLPDFYTRLHGPTKASTLGVGCTLIGSLLYFSHQQGGVSFQEALVTIFLFATAPVSAHMMGKAALRRRLPGVARTRNMPDMSER, via the coding sequence ATGACCAGCATCGACATGCCGTGGTACCTGGAGTTCGTCGTCGCCACCTTCCTGCTGTTCGGTGCCCTGGTGGCGCTGATCGGCTCCTGGGGGCTGGCCAAGCTGCCCGATTTCTACACACGCCTGCACGGCCCCACCAAGGCCAGCACCCTGGGCGTCGGCTGCACCCTGATCGGCTCGCTGCTCTACTTCAGCCACCAGCAGGGCGGCGTCTCGTTCCAGGAAGCCCTGGTAACGATCTTCCTGTTCGCCACCGCCCCGGTCAGCGCCCACATGATGGGCAAGGCCGCCCTGCGCCGGCGGCTCCCGGGCGTGGCGCGCACCCGCAACATGCCCGACATGTCCGAACGCTAG
- a CDS encoding lipoate--protein ligase family protein, with protein sequence MTAVPPIDANGLQRLSVEAGLAAEEARLEAICQGESHAELLAWQPLDRALVMPRRHERTEGFPEARQVLRERGWPILFRATGGTPVPQCASVVNVALALRCRVGSSAAHLEWGYHRLGEPWCEWLASLGVEAADLGEAPGAYCDGRFNVRIGGRKLVGTAQRWRRVRGCRDMAMLVHGAMQVSGDPAELVGVVNAFQEAIDDPQRFLAESHVALTQALPGMDVETALPDLLWRLANAPEPP encoded by the coding sequence ATGACTGCCGTGCCGCCCATCGACGCAAACGGCCTGCAGCGGCTCAGTGTGGAAGCCGGCCTGGCCGCGGAGGAGGCAAGGCTGGAGGCAATCTGCCAGGGCGAGAGCCATGCGGAGCTGTTGGCCTGGCAGCCATTGGATCGCGCCCTGGTGATGCCGCGCCGTCACGAGAGGACCGAAGGCTTCCCTGAGGCGCGCCAGGTCCTGCGCGAGCGGGGCTGGCCGATTCTGTTCCGTGCCACGGGCGGCACCCCGGTGCCGCAGTGCGCCTCGGTGGTCAACGTGGCGTTGGCGCTGCGCTGTCGGGTGGGCAGCTCCGCGGCGCATCTCGAGTGGGGCTACCATCGCCTGGGCGAGCCCTGGTGCGAGTGGCTGGCCTCGCTCGGGGTCGAGGCGGCCGATCTGGGTGAAGCGCCGGGTGCCTACTGCGACGGTCGCTTCAACGTGCGTATCGGCGGGCGCAAGCTGGTGGGCACGGCCCAGCGCTGGCGTCGGGTTCGCGGCTGCCGCGACATGGCGATGCTGGTCCACGGTGCCATGCAGGTGAGCGGCGATCCGGCCGAGCTGGTCGGCGTCGTCAATGCCTTTCAGGAAGCCATCGACGATCCCCAGCGCTTCCTGGCCGAGAGTCACGTCGCGCTCACGCAGGCGCTGCCCGGGATGGACGTCGAGACGGCGCTGCCGGACCTGCTATGGCGTCTGGCCAATGCCCCTGAGCCGCCGTGA